A region from the Leishmania panamensis strain MHOM/PA/94/PSC-1 chromosome 20 sequence genome encodes:
- a CDS encoding hypothetical protein (TriTrypDB/GeneDB-style sysID: LpmP.20.0010): MFKFVSSIGDAAYKAASKTGLAAGSEQPPYPCAFPLQVIEDSEDTDATERVLNDTYAAVQDLLSDDLPLLNSTIADAKARKAFKPVDFTDRHGDMRLFTRPHVGTYNFARATFTLDNVSPAKVLTFMHAQNLEERNRYSHNLCRYDVIARNPRLPAQYVGNDNDHLEELCCMGVRDWHVEYNRYSAPPPVSARDFILLVEKRYVLEQRACYIYGTSIDYRGKTGITSDKDDCVRGAVMFGWRFQEVGSKTYCTYVSCMSPNGWAPTFMVSWMKTAIAKEFQNARRLLYQDVPGPHAAGAPSKHAKDAPQTYNATLDSSWQNNITRKNLPPKSSGQPLGDAMGCEERRLLKHEEPVVFE; this comes from the coding sequence ATGTTCAAATTTGTTTCGTCCATCGGTGATGCCGCGTACAAGGCAGCGTCCAAAACTGGCCTCGCCGCTGGCTCTGAGCAGCCACCCTACCCGTGCGCCTTCCCGCTACAGGTGATCGAAGACAGTGAGGATACGGACGCCACAGAGCGCGTGCTTAACGATACGTACGCGGCCGTTCAGGATCTTCTGAGCGATGACCTCCCGCTTCTGAATAGCACCATCGCCGACGCAAAGGCTCGCAAGGCGTTCAAGCCAGTTGACTTCACCGATCGCCACGGCGACATGCGCCTTTTTACTCGCCCCCATGTTGGCACCTACAACTTTGCTCGCGCCACCTTCACGCTCGACAACGTGTCGCCAGCAAAAGTGCTGACCTTCATGCACGCCCAAAACCTCGAGGAGCGAAATCGCTACTCGCATAACCTTTGCCGGTACGACGTCATTGCCCGCAACCCCCGGCTGCCGGCGCAGTACGTGGGCAACGACAACGACCACCTCGAGGAACTCTGTTGTATGGGCGTTCGTGACTGGCACGTGGAGTATAACCGGTACAGCGCCCCACCTCCTGTGTCCGCCCGCGATTTTATTCTCCTGGTGGAGAAGCGTTATGTTCTGGAGCAGCGGGCTTGCTACATCTACGGCACGAGCATTGACTACCGCGGCAAGACTGGTATTACCTCTGATAAGGACGACTGCGTGCGTGGCGCCGTCATGTTTGGCTGGCGCTTTCAAGAGGTTGGTAGCAAGACGTACTGCACGTACGTGTCGTGCATGAGTCCCAATGGTTGGGCGCCGACCTTCATGGTAAGCTGGATGAAGACCGCTATCGCGAAGGAGTTTCAAAACGCGCGGCGCCTGCTGTACCAGGATGTGCCAGGCCCCcacgctgcaggtgctcctTCTAAGCACGCCAAGGATGCACCGCAGACATACAATGCGACCCTCGACTCGAGTTGGCAGAACAACATTACTAGAAAGAATTTGCCACCCAAGTCCTCTGGTCAACCTCTCGGTGACGCGATGGGGTGCGAGGAGCGCCGCCTATTGAAGCACGAGGAACCTGTTGTCTTTGAATAA